A genomic window from Halogeometricum borinquense DSM 11551 includes:
- a CDS encoding TackOD1 domain-containing metal-binding protein: MGGEQISTGLDASADTACPDCDGGRVQRVGMFEHTTCGFVDVAAGFDAADRYLSCPKCDETLTTADDGLTCVAFVLHCPECDRRFDDVAIPSLAPQSAEAD, encoded by the coding sequence ATGGGTGGAGAACAGATATCTACTGGACTGGACGCGAGCGCAGACACGGCTTGTCCCGACTGCGATGGTGGGCGCGTCCAGCGGGTTGGGATGTTCGAACACACGACGTGTGGATTCGTCGATGTCGCGGCAGGATTCGACGCTGCGGACCGCTATCTCAGTTGTCCAAAGTGCGACGAAACGCTGACGACGGCGGATGACGGTCTCACGTGCGTCGCGTTCGTCCTTCACTGTCCCGAGTGTGACAGACGCTTCGACGACGTAGCGATCCCGTCGCTTGCGCCGCAGTCGGCGGAGGCAGACTGA
- a CDS encoding glycosyltransferase, translated as MNEPTDDAFGWSTRAPVQLLLLFFVVLAGVVLFPPVMIFGPLGFAFVFAALVFGAVRWQRWSERLFGTGLPIPGWFVAAILSSLGLFALLAYTERYTTEATPFVFLVAFCLPWVVSLTVGGRLRRLANTRVRLSIWLAIVLSALVLTGGFVFGWSVPTPYEMAVFAGFVVIAFIVVVVFPLTIVQMRGREESDHTLDDDDAPLVSVLVPAYNESNYVGDCLDSILASDYPTDRLEVIVIDDGSTDGTYAEASAYRNDRVSVFHRSNGGKHAALNLGLSCSRGDVVVAVDADSILAPSALRTAVEQLQSDPRLGAVAGTVVVNNADGIVGSVQALEYVLGINTLRRAFSYLGTVMVIPGCLGVFRREALSEVGGYDPDTVTEDFDLTVRLLKAGWRVELSEALVYTEAPFSLTDLLNQRLRWTRGNIQTLLKHRDVFSEPAYGFLHRFAFPLSALSILFVPFASIVVTTMIFVAILNGAFLGVALVAAYFLFVLLFVAAMALDLSDGDWRLLAYAPLHLVGYRQFLDVIVIRTALMLLRGTNKRWESVTRERQQSSEALAGSQRPSDD; from the coding sequence ATGAACGAACCGACAGACGACGCTTTCGGGTGGTCAACACGCGCGCCGGTACAACTATTGCTACTCTTCTTTGTCGTCCTCGCGGGAGTGGTGTTGTTTCCTCCCGTGATGATTTTCGGCCCGCTGGGGTTCGCATTCGTCTTTGCGGCCCTCGTATTCGGCGCGGTACGCTGGCAGCGGTGGTCTGAACGACTCTTCGGAACCGGTCTTCCGATTCCCGGGTGGTTCGTGGCGGCGATACTGTCGTCGTTAGGTCTGTTTGCTCTCCTCGCCTACACCGAACGATACACCACCGAAGCGACGCCGTTCGTCTTTCTCGTGGCGTTTTGCCTTCCGTGGGTGGTCTCACTCACGGTCGGTGGTCGACTTCGTCGGTTGGCTAACACACGGGTACGACTCTCCATCTGGCTTGCTATTGTCCTCTCAGCACTCGTTCTCACCGGCGGATTCGTGTTCGGGTGGTCGGTTCCAACACCGTACGAGATGGCCGTCTTCGCTGGATTCGTCGTTATCGCCTTCATCGTCGTTGTGGTATTTCCGCTCACTATCGTGCAAATGCGCGGCCGAGAGGAGTCGGACCACACACTTGATGACGACGATGCACCGCTCGTAAGTGTCCTCGTACCTGCGTACAACGAATCGAACTACGTCGGCGACTGTCTCGATTCGATACTCGCTTCGGACTATCCAACAGACCGGCTGGAAGTCATCGTCATCGACGACGGAAGCACCGACGGAACGTATGCGGAGGCATCGGCCTACCGAAACGACCGCGTGTCAGTCTTTCACCGCTCGAACGGTGGAAAGCATGCGGCGCTCAACCTCGGGCTCTCTTGTAGCCGCGGTGATGTTGTCGTCGCAGTTGATGCCGACAGCATCTTGGCACCGTCCGCTCTCCGAACTGCTGTCGAACAGCTTCAGTCTGATCCACGCTTGGGTGCCGTTGCGGGCACCGTCGTCGTCAATAACGCCGACGGAATCGTTGGCAGTGTGCAGGCGTTAGAGTACGTTCTCGGCATCAACACGCTCCGTCGGGCGTTTTCCTACCTCGGTACGGTGATGGTAATTCCCGGTTGCCTCGGCGTGTTCCGCCGTGAGGCGCTCTCGGAGGTCGGCGGCTACGATCCCGACACCGTTACCGAGGACTTCGATTTAACCGTCAGACTCCTCAAGGCGGGGTGGCGAGTCGAACTCAGTGAAGCTCTCGTCTACACTGAGGCTCCGTTCTCGCTGACTGACCTTTTGAACCAACGCCTTCGGTGGACGCGCGGGAACATCCAGACGCTGCTCAAACACCGCGACGTATTTTCGGAACCGGCGTACGGATTCCTTCATCGCTTCGCGTTTCCGCTTTCCGCGCTGTCGATTCTGTTTGTACCGTTTGCGAGTATTGTTGTTACGACGATGATCTTCGTCGCAATACTCAATGGCGCGTTCCTCGGGGTGGCGCTCGTCGCAGCATACTTCCTGTTTGTTCTCCTCTTCGTCGCTGCGATGGCGCTCGATCTATCTGACGGCGACTGGCGATTGCTCGCGTACGCCCCGCTCCACCTTGTCGGCTACCGGCAATTCCTCGATGTCATCGTGATTCGGACGGCGTTAATGCTGCTTCGCGGAACGAATAAACGGTGGGAGTCAGTCACACGCGAACGCCAACAGTCGTCGGAGGCGCTAGCAGGA